A genome region from Pithys albifrons albifrons isolate INPA30051 chromosome 24, PitAlb_v1, whole genome shotgun sequence includes the following:
- the DNAJC8 gene encoding dnaJ homolog subfamily C member 8, which produces MAAAGPGGAAAEDAFLTFYNEVKQIEKRDSVLTSKNQIDRLTRPGSSYFNLNPFEVLQMDPEATDEEIKKRFRQLSILVHPDKNQDDADRAQKAFEAVDKAYKLLLDQEQKKRALDVIQAGKEYVEHTVKEKKKQLKKDGKPPTVEEDDPEVFKQAVYKQTMKLFAELEIKRKEREAKEMHERKRQREEEIEAQEKAKREREWQKNFEESRDGRVDSWRNFQANTKGKKEKKNRTFLRPPKVKMEQRE; this is translated from the exons ATGGCGGCGGCAGGACCCGGAGGGGCCGCGGCTGAGGACGCTTTTCTGACCTTTTACAATGAG GTAAAGCAAATTGAAAAACGAGACTCTGTTTTAACATCAAAAAACCAAATTGACAGGCTGACCCGACCTGGATCTTCCTACTTCAACTTGAACCCTTTTGAG GTGCTGCAAATGGATCCTGAAGCCACAGATGAAGAGATAAAGAAAAGATTCCGACAG CTGTCAATATTGGTGCATCCTGACAAAAACCAAGATGATGCTGATAGAGCCCAGAAGGCATTTGAAG CTGTAGATAAAGCATACAAGCTGCTACTGGATCAGGAACAAAAGAAGAGAGCCTTGGATGTGATACAGGCAGGAAAAGAATATGTGGAACACACT gtgaaggaaaaaaagaagcagctgaagaaaGATGGAAAACCTCCCACTGTAGAGGAGGATGATCCTGAAGTT TTCAAACAAGCTGTATACAAACAGACAATGAAGCTCTTTGCTGAACTGGAAattaagaggaaagaaagagaagcaaaagaaatgcATGAAAG GAAGCggcagagggaagaggaaattGAAGCACAAGAGAAAGCTAAACGAGAACGAGAATGGCAGAAGAACTTTGAG GAAAGTCGGGATGGTCGTGTAGACAGCTGGAGAAATTTCCAGGCAAATacaaaggggaagaaagaaaagaaaaacaggaccTTCCTGAGACCTCCCAAAGTAAAAATGGAGCAGCGTGAATGA
- the ATP5IF1 gene encoding ATPase inhibitor, mitochondrial: MAAVAGAVRGLRGALLAQQQRWGSGSSSGSGADQLGELGRGAGKGGGGGGSIREAGGAFGKKQAAEEERYFREKEREQLSALRKHHEEEIYHHQKEIERLQKEIERHKHKIKQLKDD, from the exons ATGGCGGCCGTGGCGGGCGCGGTGAGGGGTCTGCGAGGGGCTCTGCTGGCGCAGCAGCAGCGCTGGGGGTCGGGATCCTCATCGGGATCTGGCGCCGACCAG CTGGGCGAGCTGGGCCGAGGCGCCGGGAAGGGCGGCGGAGGTGGCGGCTCCATCCGCGAGGCCGGAGGCGCCTTCGGGAAGAAGCAGGCGGCGGAGGAGGAGCGGTACTTCAG GGAGAAGGAGCGGGAGCAGCTCTCTGCCTTACGGAAACACCACGAGGAAGAGATCTATCACCACCAGAAAGAGATCGAGCGGCTGCAGAAAGAAATCGAGCGCCATAAGCATAAGATCAAGCAGCTTAAAGATGACTAA